The following DNA comes from Triplophysa dalaica isolate WHDGS20190420 chromosome 5, ASM1584641v1, whole genome shotgun sequence.
GTGAGATTGAATACGTGCTGCTGTATGATCGTCATTCGGAGTGAGTCAATGAGCTGTCACGTGCAGGATCTGTAAGTATAtaaataagattaataaatTACTGTCCAAAGGTTTTGCGACTGTTATCAAGCGTCATGTTGCCAAGCATCGAAAGGTCTCGGGAGCGAAGACCACTTGTGCCACCTAAAGGAGCGGATGGCGCACTGAAAATTAAGGTCAAGTTAAAGAAAACCCGTTTGTAAAAATGGGAAAACAatgaataattgtataaaaCTGCGTAAATGAATTTAGTAGAGGCGAGAATCTCAGATATTAATGAACCCATAATACTTCACATTAGAATACTGTAGGTGGCGGTGTTGCACAGTTAACCTCACAAAACTGAAACCCAAGAAAGTGACCATGTGACGCAAACACGCCGAAGTTCATATACTTTACCATTACTGACCTTAAACAAATATACGAATTTGTCTGGATCCTGGACTACAGAGGAATATAAACCTGTTTTGATGACCCACATAAACCAGCTGACGAGGTAAGACGACATCTTATATATTCGTCTACTTGTCTATGATGATATAGATGCCTCACTTTTATTGTTGGTCCACAATTAACGACGCGAATTCACGTTTGTATTTGCAGACTGATGGTCTGATTTAAATAGAAAGTATTTGTCACAGCTTTTTGAAATATCCTCCTCACCTTGCACATACAAGTAATTTTGCCACACGTGTTATAGACATAGACGCCCACATTGGTCGCTGAATTGTATGTCCACTACGCCGCCATGTTTGGCAGGGCAAGACTGTTAAGAACCCAATTTGCTTTACCGTCGCCCCTGTATTTAACCACCACATACTAGTTTTACTTTCAGCTTCTTGTAGAGTCTTGTTTAGGGGCAGTACATACATCACACAGTCGATATTTGCGTCCAGGCCAGTGAACCTGTTAAGGGAATCTTACCTGCATACTAACGTTGTCTATGGTTGACCGCAAACATTTATACAATCAGTAGATTTTAGATGCAAGTACacggatttttttaaatagttattaCAAGCCTGACTTGTTTTAAAGTTACTGATATTTCTCCTGTGTTGCAGAGGTATGAAGAAAAAGATACAACAACCAGGAGAACCGACTCAAACATGCACTGACCAAGGTGTATTGAGCAGGAGCTGCAACAGTAAGAGGTTGGAGCAGGAGCCTGCCTGACAAGATGAGGTAAATGTTTGAAGCTGTGAGGGTTTGTGTGTAACTTTGGGCCCTTTGTGTAGGCTGGCTTGTTTGAATGTTGTAACATTTCTCATGTTTTGCAGATGTATGAAGAAAAAGATACAATTACCAGGAGAACTGACCTTGGTGTGCCGGCCTCAGGTGATGAAGTGGTGAGCAGTGGCCCTGAATCTCTTGCTCCTTTGTTGCAGATAGCTGGTTTGAATGTTCTGACATCTTTTATATGTTGCAGCACCAAGAGGAGGCGGAGCCTGAGACCAGGGAGGTGGAGCAACACCAGTGAGAGGTAAGTGAAGTCAATCAGTGTGTTTAACTTCATGTGGTGCCGCAAAAcatcacttttttttttcatggccAAATATTGGAATCTGGTGCATAACCCCCGGTTTACACGCTCTGGAATCTCGGGAAAGACGTGGTGGGTCACCACCCTGCGTGTCACAGCTTCCGGTCAACCTGTGCAGGTCAGCCACCTGGCCTTGAACCCTGAACCTCACGATTCTGCACCAGTGCTCATACCCCTGAGCCACTTGGTCCTGCACACTATGTGACAGTTCTCCTGGCGTATTCATCTTTCgctttatgttttaaatacataagAAATGTGCATGTGGATGGTCTTGAACCCTGAACCATCTGGTCAACTGTcagtgctcttaccactgagccactggGTTCTGCTCGAGTGAGGTGTTTctccttttttttgttgtttatctgTGTTTTATGGTGTTTaggttttgtttatgttttagatACATAGGCAAAATGCAGAAGATCCTCCATTCTTGTAACTGTTCTCTTGGCACATTTATCTTTGATTTTATACGTCATCTAGATTGCAGAAGTGTTTTTGAGCGCATAAAGTAGATCAACCTGGACTTGAACCCTAAACCACACAGACTAAGGTCATGTTGGGTCATACCACTGGACCACGTATCCCCACACATTATGGCTGGTTCACATGGTTTatctttttaatttacaatttattaaCACTCCCCCATACCATAAATTATAACAAAGCGGTTATAAAACTTGAGTCTCACATGCTAATGATTGATTTCCACAGGCAGTGGGGGGGTGAAGACTTCAACTCCGATCATTCTGTGCTCCGTCAGTGTTGTCGAGCTATGCAATTGTTTTGCGATCTCTACTGACGAAATGCATACTGTTCATTTAATGATAATTTATTTCTGcagatttttttctcatgtcAGTGCTCATAATTCTGAACCATTAGAGCcatgtgtaataaaataataatgtttcttACAGATTCATGTTGTTAAAgtacaaataaagaaaaggCAGGAAAGATCTTGTCAAGACAATACACCTGTAGGACAAAATGATTGAATCTGTGTGGAAGGAAAACAGCCCTCAGAAAATGCTAAATATCAactttttattcttaaaaaccATACACGATACTcgacaagtttaaaatgtaaCTGTGTTGAATCACGATATCCATTTACACTGCGCAAGATAAAACAGACATGATGTTCTTTTATTTCCAAACGTTaagataaaaaaggaaaaacatccttaaaacaGTTGGATAAACATTCATTCCCATTATAGGAAGACGCTATAGAAAAAGTTATGAAttcttttaataatatttgctCTAAATTGCAAACgcaagttgtttttatttaataaacgtGACAGAAGAAATAACTTATAAAAAATGTGCGGTTGCGATGACTGAAGAAATCTGAATTGCTTTCTCCTGTTCCTTCTTTTAATCTCTTTTTCACACATAAGAACCCAGTAGAGAGAAAAGCAACAGTCTGAACTGGAACCCTGCTGCCAAAATTGTATTCTATTTCtgtaacattacaaaaacacaaaaatgttagaatttcGACCATAAGATTCACGCAACAAGCCACCCTgagtataatattatattacttGGAGAACCAATCACAACCCTCATTTAAAGAATCTCCCACCCCCCTTAAactataatttatgtaaaatccCTGTAGGTGTTGTTCAGCAGGTTTAGATGTTCTTATGTCCGcataaaaatacactttatatatatttatatggtCTGTATCAAAATGTTTCTTAGGGATCTGAAATAAAGTACCCTGTGCTGTGATACCAGTGTCGCCTgtttttttcctcaaaattcATGTTTCCAGTATTTCAGGTTTTAAATATATTCGACAAACAATTGCAGCAATATTTTCTTGACTAACAGCTATCTTTATggaataagaaaaaaaacttacTTTGTATGATCAACAAACAATTACTCAAAgttaaaaatatcaaacagAATTTTAAAGCAACTCACGCATTTTTCCTTcctttatttttccttttgaaCGAGACAACAATTTGCTACCTAAAGACAAAATCttaagttaaaatgttttaaatcattgcattcttttcaattcaattttctAGGTTTGAGCCTGAGTAAACAAACTTTATGATACATTGGCAGGAACTTAATGTCAAGTGACTGTGGACCATTTAAAATAGTTAAGTACAGATGTATTCATTATCCGGCCTTTTGTGGCCTCAGCTTCTCAACTTTCTTATCTTCCAAACAATAATGCGAGGGGAACTTGATGTTGCTCACGTGAGCgttacaaatgaaaattctaaaaTGACTTGATGGGGTGATGAAGTAAGTATGCAAGGAGATGTATGGATAGAGATCCTTGTCTACAGCCCCTCCACTCATCTGTCCAATTAAAATTCTCCTATGGACCTCAATTCCTCTGCTCATTGCTGTACAAGCCTTAGTGTTATCTATTTGGCTAGAAGGTTCTATATATCtacaaatatataacaaataaaacttgCAGGCAAAAATAGTTCGGTTTCCATAGAAACACCCTTTTTCCTGAAAATACAGCAGTCTCTGAAATATTCCCTTATTTCATTTGTCCCCATTTCTCTGTCTCAGGAAGCTCTTCCACCAAcgaacagaagaaaaaaagtatcTACAAACTTTGTAAACAGACCTGTGTcttcaaaaaacataaataattcaaaatattaacagCCAAATGATGCAGAAATCAGTGTTTGAATAAGCAAAGGgcaaaagaacaaaatgtacAACACCATCCAgataaagagaaacaaaagcTAATAGCAAAGCTCCCGAGAGATTCTTGgctccgcccctctcgtctATGAGTTCTCCAGGCTTAAGTCTCTGGTGCTGTCGGTCGTACTGAGGGGCGGAGCTAATCAAAGGGATGTCTCTAAGCTGTGCATTGGGCTTCCAGGAGCAGAGGGTGTGGCAGGCTTGCTAGGATCCAGGAAGAGGTGGATGCAACTGTCAACTGCATTATTGTTCTGATTGGGCGAAGGTGGGGGAGGAGGGGTGGGCGTCGCATTTCTCTTAGTGGGGGCGTCGTCCTCTGCGTCCGTGTCATCGATGAGGGGGATGTGAGGCTCAGAGTCCTCTATCCGGAACTCCGGGTGGGTCATGAAGTTATGGATGGAGGAGCGGGACTCTGGCTTTTCCAAGCCCTCATAGGGCGACAGCGAGCTGCGGAATGCATTCACCACTCGGATCTGCGGGGAGAACATAAAGGGCGTAAAGTCAGTttgacagagacacagagaccTACTGCTCGGTTACACACACGTAGACAGGCATACAAAGTCAAACTTCACATTTCAAACACAGGTTAAACCATGGCCAAATGGGCTGGTTTTAATTGATGAGTGGAGAGCAGTGAGGTTAGAGCACCAAAACCATCTGAGAGAGTGCGTGGGCTGTCAGATGTAGTGCGATTGAGAGTGGAGAAAACTCTGGAAATGGTGAGTAAAAACCTGACACTTGTGTTACGGTGAGCTTTTCCTCTGATTGACTGACAGAAAAATCCTCTTTTCTCTGCATTTAAATAAGGACAAATTCAGGATTGAAGAATGACAAGTGAAAGAGATGTGCCGTACAAACTGGAAAGCACTCTCACTTGTTATAGCAGCAACTCTCAAAGCCAATTATTCAGAACGAAAATATGAATGCGagagaaacaaaatgaaagaaaaaactgaaaagagagagaggccaAAATAACCCCAGAGGACACAGCTCAACACATAAGGTTAATATTTCTGAGCATGCTTGTATTGAAGGGGAGGGGTCGATTACGGATTATGTTGTGAAGAAGATACGCATAACTCTGAGCAGCCAAGCAAGTTGAAGCTAACCAGCACAAGTAAACTCACAAACAGTCTAAAGACTGGACCCATGCAGAGCAGCGCTACCTTATTTTCAACAGAGGTAAACCTTTGAGTATAGCCCATGACACATTTCACAGAATCTATGAAGAAATATGTGGCAGACAGTGTTATAGCATTTTGAGCtgagttttcttttttccaaTGTGTTCATTAGCAGAAAATCAAgactaaaacacagaaaacagctTCGACACCGAATACAGAGTGTCCTAAACAGAgaaaaagtatgtttatttGACCATGAAGAGTGAGGCCAGCTGGGACCTGGTGAAAGATGAAAAATATAGATGTTAGAATCGAGGCTTTCGACAACGACGACAAAGAGAAATGATATGATTCGGTGTCGTGTGCGACAGAGACTTCGGATTTCCTGCAAAACAGAGGAAAAGACAAGCAAATAAAAGCGAGAGGAAAAGAAGGAGACAGAAGCTGGAATTTAGTCGAGTGAGAGATGAAAGAGTGCCAAATACTGAAGCTAGTACCACACAAATGCAAGATCGGTGAATGAGCAAAACCCGAACAACACTGACAATACAGCAAAGATGACAAACAGcagaagagaaagaagaaatgttattttataaaaggtgAAAAGTTTCCATTCGTAAACTGACTTCATTTTAATTACACACTAGCACCCTGCTGAGACCGTTCCAATGGCAACCCATCAATCCCATTCGCAAGACCAATCTGTTTGATGTGGTTATCAGTGTGACCATGGGCGTATACTCAAAACATTTACGGCGGATGACTAGTGTCGCCGGAGAGCTGCAGACACAGCAGACGTTATTAGACAACAACTCTCTTTTGTGAGAACCAGCCAAAGCCATCAAACAGAACACGGACACAAATATATCTCAATCCTAGCACAGAGACCCGGAAAATACAGCCGTCACATTTAAAGCGATGTGGAAGATGTTAAGATATAAGTCTCGTTTTGGTAAACAGAGATCGAAGGACATTAGGAGTAGAATGAAGACCGTTAGGCGAGTGGAGGAAATGTTAATTGTCATGCACTAATaaacacgcactcacacccgaCAGCGGCAGAAGCTGAGTTGAAGGCGGTAGCAGGAGATAAGGCTACATGGGTAGGGCTAGAAACATTGGTTACATCGAGCTGTTGGCTGGAGCTGGACGGCTGGCGCCTGACGCCCGCCTGAAAGGAAATTCCGCTCTGGAACGCACTCACTACATCCATCTGGAAGGAATCAGAGAGTGTGATAGGCCCAGAGAACGCacaggagagagaaagacagagaatcAGATGAAAGCGAGAAAGGAGGTGATAGAGGAGAAAGGGCACCCATATAAAAAGACAGGGAGAGATAGCAGCGTAGAGCAAAAAGGCACTGAATTAAGAACAAGCCTCCCTGACCTGACGTTTGTCTTAAGCACGTTTCAGCTTACTGCTTTAACAAACCCTCTTCAACAAATAGTGTCACCATATTCAGAGAAATTAATCAGAGAAATTAAAACACAACGATAAAAGCTGAGAGCCTATCAAGCGAGAGAGATTCCAGAAGGAGTAAAAGGTTTGGGCTGTTTGGGTTCCTAGACTGTGGTTTAAAGAGGTTACCTGAGTCTGTATGCGGTTGAGGCCTCTGAACCAGAGGATCTGTCCCCTGCGGAGCTCTCGTTCGGCGTGGTCTATTTCTTCCAGGTCCTCAAGTTCCTCCAGCTCCTCGTCTGGGATTTCATCTTTTTGCGTTCCGTGACCCGCCGTCTTCAAGAACTTCAGCCGGCTCGTGGGGATGGTGGAGATGACCTGAAAAAGAGAGCGTGTGGATACTTAAATGAAAAGGAAAATAAGCGGTGCTAGATGGCATCCGTTTCGAGTGCAGCAATTCTGTGCACCATCACTAGGAGGCACTCTTCTATCACAATTGAAGAGTTTGGATTGGCATTATGAAAGCGTCACAAGCTACAGACTGCTGGGTTCTATGTCACAAGGAGCCACACACATCTGATGCTTACCTGTCCCCAGAGTAGAGACCCAAAGCCCAAGAAGGTACACCACAGCCACTGTTCAACGTTGAGCCCGACGCAGCTGAATGGTTTCCCCCCAAACTGTACAATCACAAACTGAGTGGAGAAGAAACAAAAGTTCACTTATATTTCACCTGGATGGCGTTTTGTCATGAACTGAACAGTTAATCAAGTAGGAGTAGGAGCTCAATAGTGAGCAAAGTTCATTTTTAACTTTATACCTGAATAATAAAAGTCCCAAAGACGATGCTACAGAAGATCATGTTGTTGAAAATGCCTTCGAAGACATTGCGTTCTCCGTGGATCTTCCGTGCGTTGATTTCATTAAACAGCTGCATCAATACAAACGTGTTAAATACGATAGTGTAGTGCTCGGAGGGGGGAGCATGTAGAGGAGCGTTGCGTCCACTGTCTATGTCGAATATCTTCTCACCTGCGAAAACAACACTGCGATTCTAAGATCCTGTCAAATATCAGTCTGTTATGCCATTATGCTATTGTTGCTTTCTGCTATGTTATGTTGTCGGATCTTAATGGCTTAAGTTTGTGCTCAATGTGCTCGCTCTTACCGGCAAAGAGGAGAGAAAAGATGATAGTGAGCTGGTAGACAGCGTGCCCCAATATGTTCTTCATCATCGTTCTCGAGATGAGGGGCTTATTGCGGCCATAAGGCTTCCTCAGCAGAAGAGATTCGGTGGGGGGTTCGGTGGCCAAGGCCAAAGAAGCGAAGGTATCCATAATGAGATTCACCCATAACATCTGTACGGCTTTCAAAGGAGAATCCTTGGAAAGGTAGAAAGAACAGGAAATGATCATCATGACCTCATCCATTTCCATCACACTTAAATGCACCCATTGCAAGTGGTGGCAAATAAAGGCTACGGGAACTTCAAATTTGGCAAAATAAGTAAACCAATGTTGGGGCAGGGGACAAGTTCATGACAAGTGATCAAAATCTGCATAAATCTGTAACTGCACACGCTCTGCGTGGGCCCATTTATGAGCAATACCCAGAGAAAAATCACTCGATATGAGCAGAACACCTGAGCTTCGCCGCTATTTCCAGCCTCGGCTATTGACAACAACGCAAAGTGCCAACGTAACCCTACCATTCATTATGCGATAATACAGGATCTCAAGCGCAATCAGCCAGACCATCATTCCATTTAACAGAGGAGAGCTGGCTCGTTTCAGACCGGGGCTTTGCCCGTGGACAGCGGTGCCAGACCCCATGCTGACTGCGTGTGAGTCTTCCTGCCATAGACTAACAATTCCAATCACTTCACACAGGATGGGTAGCAATCAGCTGCTCCCATCAGCCACTGTGGAGCATCTGTAAAAGTGCGGTCCCTGGCGTAAATTTCCACTATGTAGCTCAAGAACTAAACGCAAAGCCAATATTGATACAGGATTTTGCGGTGTTTCATTTTAGAACGGAGCTTAACATTTACAattaggcatttagcagacaagagtgaagaaaaaagaaagctataaacagaaaataatgaaCTTTTTCACCCATGTGCTAAAATGCAACAATGCAAATTGTGAAAAGCTCAAAAGAAATAAACCTGCTATTGATTACCTGTGTGATGCAAGCTCCAGTAAAGGCCACGATCACAGCCACCACGTTGACGGTGAGCTGGAACTGAAGGAATTTTGAAATACTGTCATAAACGTTCCTCCCCCACATGACTGCCTTGACAATGCTGCTGAAGTTGTCGTCGGTGAGTATGATGTCAGAGGCTTCTTTAGCCACATCTGTGCCAGCGATGCCCTGCacataaaaaagtaacaatGTAAAAACTATTGAAAAAAAGCATACAGAAAAGCCTTCAGCAAAAAGGctgaatataatttatttgtcttAAGGTTTTGTGTCATAATTGTGACATAAACTTTTGTGTGTAGTACTTAAACAGACTtttccaaaaaacaaatatggaGAATCGTTTAGATCTACATGGAATCAAAGTCTAACACGTCATAAAATTCCTAAAGATTTTCATCCATGCACTTACCATGGCAAAACCGACATCTGCTTTTTTTAGGGCGGGGCCATCATTAGTGCCATCACCTGTCACCGCCACAACCTGCCTCTGCTCTAAGACAGTGCTGTCAATAATACCTAGAGGAAAGACATGAGATTTATCAAGTAAACCATTACAACACCTTCTGAGCAGAATTCTAAATTAATTTCAGAGTTTCCGAGTACCTTTCACTAGTGTATGTTTATCTGTAGGTGAAGATCTTGCCAGGACCCGAAGTTTAGGCCATATCTTATCAATTCGTTCCTGTTCAATCTGAAAATAGGGTGGATATGATGAGCTTGAGCGTCTGCGTGGGTGGCCTTAGCTAGTAAACAATCATGACTCTCACCTCTCCCTTTTCATTACGGATCCGACGGTTGAACTCTTTGCCCTCCAAGCAGAGGAAATCATCCCCCGGCTGCAGGATGCCACATTTAGTTGCTATAGCGCGGGCAGTGTTGAGGTTGTCCCCAGTGACCATGCGGACCGTGATACCAGC
Coding sequences within:
- the atp2b1a gene encoding plasma membrane calcium-transporting ATPase 1a isoform X3; this translates as MSWRVLEKWWSLLSESIPKLESSSRYSAWKMKMMTRRRKRKKRKRKRRKLKSRKPQRRTEKKAKAQDGAAMEMQPLNSDEGAENEEKKKANMQKKEKSVLQGKLTKMAVQIGKAGLLMSAITVVILVVLFVMDTFWYQGLSWTSQCTPVYIQFFVKFFIIGVTVLVVAVPEGLPLAVTISLAYSVKKMMKDNNLVRHLDACETMGNATAICSDKTGTLTMNRMKVVQVHIAHKHYKKVPEPDVIPANIMDLLVLGISVNCAYTTKIMSPEKEGGLNRQVGNKTECSLLGFAMDLKKDYQAIRNEIPEEKLYKVYTFNSVRKSMSTVLKNADGSFRMFSKGASEILLKKCFKILTDTGEAKLFRPRDRDDMVKSVIEPMASEGLRTICLAYRDFPASEGEPDWDNEGDILTRLTCICVVGIEDPVRPEVPDAIKKCQRAGITVRMVTGDNLNTARAIATKCGILQPGDDFLCLEGKEFNRRIRNEKGEIEQERIDKIWPKLRVLARSSPTDKHTLVKGIIDSTVLEQRQVVAVTGDGTNDGPALKKADVGFAMGIAGTDVAKEASDIILTDDNFSSIVKAVMWGRNVYDSISKFLQFQLTVNVVAVIVAFTGACITQDSPLKAVQMLWVNLIMDTFASLALATEPPTESLLLRKPYGRNKPLISRTMMKNILGHAVYQLTIIFSLLFAGEKIFDIDSGRNAPLHAPPSEHYTIVFNTFVLMQLFNEINARKIHGERNVFEGIFNNMIFCSIVFGTFIIQFVIVQFGGKPFSCVGLNVEQWLWCTFLGFGSLLWGQVISTIPTSRLKFLKTAGHGTQKDEIPDEELEELEDLEEIDHAERELRRGQILWFRGLNRIQTQIRVVNAFRSSLSPYEGLEKPESRSSIHNFMTHPEFRIEDSEPHIPLIDDTDAEDDAPTKRNATPTPPPPPSPNQNNNAVDSCIHLFLDPSKPATPSAPGSPMHSLETSL